The following proteins come from a genomic window of Amaranthus tricolor cultivar Red isolate AtriRed21 chromosome 14, ASM2621246v1, whole genome shotgun sequence:
- the LOC130800111 gene encoding lipid transfer protein EARLI 1-like, with product MATSFSKILAFSVALNLLFFSLVSACGGCGGSTPYTKPKPHPKPSPTPGTGTSGGVGIPIIGGGTPIIGGVTPIIGGVTPIVGGAVPAVGGGIPVVGGGIPVVGGGSPSSGGSSSSSGHCPIDTLKLGVCANVLNGLVHATIGKPPVTPCCPLIQGLIDAEAAVCLCTAIKANILGINLNIPVSLSLLVNYCGCELPRGFQCP from the coding sequence ATGGCAACATCCTTCTCAAAAATCCTAGCCTTTTCCGTCGCCCTCAACCTCCTGTTTTTCTCTCTTGTCTCCGCTTGCGGAGGATGCGGAGGCAGCACTCCATACACCAAGCCCAAACCCCACCCAAAACCAAGCCCCACACCCGGAACCGGAACTAGCGGCGGTGTTGGAATCCCAATCATTGGCGGAGGCACCCCAATCATTGGTGGAGTCACCCCAATCATCGGCGGCGTAACCCCCATTGTCGGCGGAGCTGTCCCAGCCGTCGGCGGAGGCATTCCAGTCGTCGGAGGCGGTATCCCCGTGGTGGGTGGAGGTAGCCCATCAAGTGgaggatcatcatcatcatcaggaCATTGTCCAATTGATACCCTTAAATTAGGAGTATGTGCAAATGTACTAAATGGTTTAGTACATGCCACAATTGGTAAACCACCAGTAACTCCATGCTGCCCACTAATCCAAGGTCTAATAGATGCTGAGGCTGCTGTATGTCTTTGTACAGCCATTAAAGCAAACATATTGGGTATAAACTTGAACATTCCAGTGTCTCTTAGCTTGCTCGTTAATTACTGTGGTTGCGAGCTTCCTCGTGGTTTTCAGTGcccttaa